One genomic segment of Kiritimatiella glycovorans includes these proteins:
- a CDS encoding InlB B-repeat-containing protein — protein MMNRSSKTPLALLLIALLSCAAAESVAGPYSYPLGTKGPGDTPPIDPGVPGFVGIDGDGAANLNGANTHNYVNAAFAGWCSAATHYYRCDGGEGFSNPSAAEGPVSGDHANPVEVVSLGDLDQEAINAGDPPGSIVLLFDAPIFDGEGQDFAVFENGFVNISNAAFFAELAYVEVSSDGVDFLRFPSVSLTSSPVGEYGGLQGQNVYNLAGKHGNAYDKSWGTPFDLSSLTNSAACASYSDGVITTTYGATIDLNAITHIRIVDIPGSGDFYDEASSLTDPETGNPYPGHHPVYDAWHTWGSGGFDLDAVGAIHARGWHHIAVTFNKGGYIHPYGVPAGKVAVSNGADRAFSIQPDPHYHLEDLRVDGVSFGTNLTAYTFTNVVGDTHTLEADFAPDRHRLTVAIEGAGEVTPGGGSHAYGSVVALTASAGPYARFSHWSGDLPGGADPSNALCSVTVSNDMALVAHFACEGAATSNGVPVAWLDENGLDGDRETAAASDTDHDGWAAWQEYVAGTSPTNPTPTLFRVSGWTRDGTAGTLLFDTMRYREYIIYGSTDLNDWSETVRCYGTGEPAEIALPESGPPVYYRVQIGIP, from the coding sequence ATGATGAACCGATCCTCAAAAACGCCGCTCGCCCTTCTTCTGATCGCACTGCTTTCTTGTGCCGCAGCGGAAAGCGTGGCCGGCCCCTATTCCTATCCCCTCGGCACAAAGGGTCCCGGAGACACTCCTCCGATCGATCCGGGGGTGCCCGGCTTTGTCGGAATCGATGGCGATGGCGCGGCAAATCTTAACGGCGCGAACACCCATAACTACGTCAACGCCGCCTTTGCGGGCTGGTGTTCGGCGGCTACCCATTATTATCGTTGCGACGGCGGGGAGGGGTTTTCGAATCCCTCCGCGGCTGAAGGCCCCGTTTCCGGAGATCACGCTAATCCCGTCGAGGTGGTCTCCCTGGGGGATCTCGATCAGGAGGCGATCAATGCGGGCGATCCCCCGGGGTCGATCGTGCTGCTCTTCGATGCCCCGATCTTCGACGGAGAGGGACAGGATTTCGCGGTCTTTGAAAACGGCTTCGTCAACATCTCCAATGCCGCGTTTTTTGCCGAGCTTGCCTATGTGGAGGTTTCGTCGGACGGCGTCGATTTCCTGCGCTTTCCCAGCGTCTCGCTGACCTCCTCTCCCGTAGGGGAATACGGAGGACTCCAGGGTCAGAACGTGTACAACCTCGCGGGCAAACACGGCAACGCCTACGATAAGAGCTGGGGAACCCCCTTCGACCTGTCGAGTCTGACCAACAGTGCCGCCTGTGCATCCTATTCCGATGGCGTGATCACCACGACTTATGGGGCCACGATCGATTTGAACGCGATCACCCATATACGAATCGTCGATATCCCTGGATCCGGTGATTTTTATGATGAAGCCTCTTCGCTGACGGATCCCGAAACCGGAAATCCCTACCCCGGCCATCATCCCGTATACGATGCCTGGCATACCTGGGGATCGGGGGGATTCGATCTTGATGCGGTGGGGGCCATCCACGCCCGGGGCTGGCACCACATCGCGGTCACTTTCAACAAGGGCGGTTATATCCATCCCTATGGGGTGCCGGCGGGCAAAGTCGCCGTCTCGAACGGCGCGGACCGGGCGTTCTCCATTCAGCCCGACCCGCATTACCATCTCGAAGACCTGCGCGTCGACGGGGTTTCGTTCGGGACGAATCTGACCGCGTACACCTTTACGAACGTCGTCGGCGACACCCACACCCTCGAGGCGGACTTCGCGCCCGACCGGCATCGATTGACCGTCGCGATCGAGGGCGCGGGCGAGGTCACGCCCGGCGGAGGATCCCACGCCTACGGGTCGGTTGTGGCGCTCACGGCGTCGGCGGGGCCCTACGCGCGCTTCTCACACTGGAGCGGTGATCTGCCGGGTGGGGCCGATCCTTCGAACGCGCTCTGTTCGGTCACCGTCAGCAACGACATGGCCCTCGTTGCCCACTTCGCCTGCGAAGGCGCGGCGACGTCGAACGGCGTTCCGGTGGCGTGGCTCGACGAGAACGGGCTGGACGGCGATCGGGAGACCGCCGCGGCGTCCGATACGGATCATGACGGCTGGGCCGCGTGGCAAGAGTACGTGGCGGGAACCTCGCCGACCAACCCGACGCCCACGCTCTTCCGCGTCTCCGGCTGGACCCGTGACGGCACCGCGGGGACGCTCCTCTTTGACACGATGCGCTACCGCGAATACATCATCTACGGCAGTACCGATCTGAACGACTGGTCCGAAACCGTCCGCTGTTATGGAACGGGCGAACCGGCGGAGATCGCGCTGCCGGAATCCGGACCCCCGGTCTATTACCGGGTTCAGATCGGGATTCCCTGA
- a CDS encoding prepilin-type N-terminal cleavage/methylation domain-containing protein — translation MNRDTSRGFTLIELLVVLTLVILLITLLGPAAARLLEYARSSRCQANLRVLYSANAMYAADHQSYVPAAADMWGEHGDCWRWHGWRPNRNSDFIPGRGPLAPYLGQGGVVRDCPSFEGHRAEGQWNPSFESGGGGYGYNQYGVGSRYFLSSNGFYDFEAEPWARGMPPHAIREPASTLMFADCAFLKQGELIEYSFAEPSREPTFGVSLQPSIHFRHAGRAHVLWCDGHITGERMNDLSGGAHREHALGWFGPEDDSVFKPF, via the coding sequence ATGAATCGCGATACCTCAAGGGGCTTCACGCTCATTGAACTGCTGGTGGTACTGACGCTTGTGATTCTGCTGATCACGCTGCTCGGCCCCGCCGCAGCACGGCTGCTCGAATACGCCCGAAGCTCGCGCTGTCAGGCCAACCTGCGGGTCCTGTATTCGGCGAATGCCATGTACGCCGCCGACCACCAGTCTTATGTCCCCGCCGCCGCGGACATGTGGGGCGAGCACGGCGACTGCTGGCGCTGGCACGGGTGGCGTCCGAACCGCAATAGCGATTTCATTCCGGGCCGCGGACCGCTGGCGCCGTATCTCGGCCAGGGGGGCGTGGTCCGCGATTGCCCGTCGTTCGAAGGACACCGGGCCGAAGGACAGTGGAATCCGAGCTTTGAGTCGGGGGGCGGGGGGTACGGCTATAATCAATACGGCGTCGGCTCGCGGTATTTTCTGAGTTCAAACGGGTTTTACGACTTCGAGGCGGAGCCCTGGGCGCGCGGCATGCCGCCCCATGCGATACGGGAACCGGCGTCTACCCTGATGTTCGCCGACTGCGCCTTCCTCAAACAGGGCGAGCTGATCGAGTACTCCTTCGCCGAACCGAGCCGCGAACCCACCTTCGGGGTGAGTCTTCAGCCCTCGATCCATTTTCGCCACGCGGGCCGGGCCCATGTGCTCTGGTGCGACGGGCACATCACCGGGGAACGCATGAACGACCTTTCCGGCGGGGCCCACCGCGAACATGCCCTGGGCTGGTTCGGGCCGGAGGACGACTCGGTATTCAAGCCGTTCTGA